One window of the Cryptomeria japonica chromosome 7, Sugi_1.0, whole genome shotgun sequence genome contains the following:
- the LOC131047274 gene encoding putative UPF0481 protein At3g02645, with protein sequence MRDLMMLENQLPLFLLQKLLEMQLGSQDKAEERLCNLVTLACEDWSPFMLKMRDSSRLLIKESGHILEELYYSIVTAAMDDTNFKKNDDRNVPLPDSTYLRSALKALWKALSSLRISLVQLVSALSERVIKGRPVQLVTQLSRNLVSIFQTLSFKRKDEKDEETDEERGYSSAETPPTRNELAIPSVSDLYSEVVRFLPTKGGLTTIRFDTTTATLCLPKLRLDSHTEVVLRNLVAFEASAAPGALIFTRYTDFMNGIIDTDKDVRLLRKSGIIYNHLANDGKVASLWNGLGNCVKLTRVKYLDQVIADVNNHYNNRRSVAAKKYVNKYIFGSWQLLTVMATGILLLLTCFQTFFSMYDCKD encoded by the coding sequence ATGAGAGATCTGATGATGCTCGAGAATCAGTTACCTTTGTTTCTCTTGCAGAAGCTTCTGGAAATGCAGTTGGGTTCTCAAGATAAGGCGGAAGAAAGGCTCTGCAATCTAGTGACTCTCGCCTGTGAAGATTGGTCGCCATTTATGTTGAAGATGCGAGATAGTTCAAGgctccttataaaggagtctggtcaCATATTGGAGGAGCTATACTACTCTATTGTCACTGCAGCCATGGACGATACCAATTTTAAGAAGAATGATGACCGGAATGTCCCGTTGCCGGATTCAACCTACTTAAggagtgctctgaaagctttatgGAAGGCTCTATCCTCCTTAAGAATCAGCCTTGTTCAGCTTGTCTCGGCACTCTCTGAGCGTGTCATAAAAGGGAGGCCTGTCCAGTTGGTGACACAATTGTCCAGGAATCTTGTTTCCATTTTTCAAACTCTTTCATTTAAGCGTAAAGATGAAAAGGATGAGGAAACAGATGAGGAGAGAGGATATTCCTCCGCGGAAACTCCTCCAACTCGCAACGAACTAGCAATTCCCTCCGTCTCCGATTTATACTCCGAAGTAGTAAGATTCCTTCCTACCAAGGGCGGCCTCACCACAATTCGGTTCGACACGACCACTGCAACTCTTTGTCTTCCCAAATTAAGGTTAGATTCCCACACCGAAGTAGTTCTCAGAAATCTAGTGGCGTTCGAAGCTTCGGCGGCTCCTGGTGCTTTGATCTTCACTCGCTACACTGATTTCATGAACGGCATCATCGACACAGACAAAGATGTTCGGCTGCTGAGAAAGAGCGGGATTATCTACAATCACCTGGCTAACGACGGGAAAGTGGCAAGCCTGTGGAACGGCTTGGGTAATTGCGTCAAATTGACGCGAGTTAAGTATTTGGACCAAGTTATAGcagatgtgaacaaccattataaCAACAGACGGAGCGTTGCTGCGAAGAAGTATGTAAACAAATACATATTTGGTTCGTGGCAGCTCCTGACTGTTATGGCCACGGGGATACTTCTGCTTCTCACTTGCTTCCAGACCTTCTTTTCTATGTATGACTGTAAGGATTAA